GCGCATTGATCCGCGGCGGCGGCGTTCGGATGGCGCCCCTGCGGCCTGATGATGAAGATGAACGGCCGAGGCAAGAGCATGCTGACGCCCACTTCGCGCTGCACCGAGCGATACGGCCCCTCGGCGAGTTCAGTCTTGGCGATTGACACCGGCTCGTCCGTGCGGCTCGGCATGAAGAGCATCGCCTCGTTTCGAGCGAGCGGTGCCGAGGCGATCGGGTCGGCATCGACCATCGCCAAGGCGAAGTGCGTGGCGCAGCGACGACGCCACTCCGTGGCCGCCGCCGCGAGGAAGCAGCTCTTCCCAGCCGCCGGCGGCCCGGCAATTGAGTAAATGACAAGCGGCCGCTCCAGGGCCACCTGAGGAATGGTGAGATGGCAGCGTGGGCATGCGATCTCCGAACAGATGCTTCCGAGGGGATCGATGGCATCGCCCGCAGCCGTGAAGCGCGAGGGCAGGAACCGCACTCCATCATCGGCGGTCAGCTTGGAGTCGCCCCTCAGATCGGGGTGCGTGGCGACCCATGGCATCTCATCGGCCCGGAATCGGTGCCAGCAATGAGGACAGGTGAGCTGCGCCAGAAGCTTGCGTGCCACCGTGCGTATAAGGTAGCGAGCGGGCGGCGTTTCACCTTGCTTGCGGAGGGAAACACGCGCCGCGAAATCGACGAGGACCGAGCCGTCTATCCGGCGTGTCGGTCTGATGGGATGCTTCGAGACAGCCCGCATGAGCCGCGTTGCCGAGCTTCCACCTCGACCTCCCCCCTGGGTCATCCTGCGCGCCTATGGACAAGGTGCGCGGCGCCTGGGAGTGATGGCGATTGCGCTCTTTGTCTTGCTGGCGCTCTTGCTTCTATCGCCCAGCGAAACGGCCGGCGGTGGGAGTGGCGGAGGCGAGGGCGGTGGCACCGGAACTGGTGTTGGCATCGGTGCGGGACCAGGAAGTGGCGCTGGCTTCTTGGCGAGCGGTGGGACAGGTGGGGGCGCTTCGACAGGTGATCTCGCCGCGAGCGCAGAGACGAACTCGGAGAGCGCCGAGCCGGCGGCGAGTGCGCCGGCGTCGCCTGCCGCGGCTGCATCGAGAGCGCCGGTGCGCATCGGGTTCACCGCCGCGGAGGAGCAGGTCGCCGAGCCTACGCCGGTGGCGGTGACACCAGCCGGAGGCGCGGCGTCGGGAGGTTCGACGGCGGGTGGCGGCGGCCGTGGCGATGCGCCGTCCTTCATGGGAGTCACGGGGCGAGGATCGCGCGTCGTCTATGTCATCGACTGTAGCGGCAGCATGAGCACGGGAAATCGCTTTGCCCATGCTCGATACGAACTGAAGCAGTCCATTCGTGCCCTGCCCCGTGATGGCGAGTTTTTCGTGATCTTCTTCGATCACGAGTCGCATCCGATGCCCGCGCAGGCGCTCGTCCGCGCGACTCCAGCCACCATCGATCGCTACAGCAAGTGGATCGACGAGCAGCGGCCGCTCGGAGGGACCGACCCGACCGAGGCGATGAAGTATGCGATCGGGCTGGCACCGGACACGATCTTCCTGATGAGCGACGGCATCTTTGCGGAGTCCGCCGCGACTGAGATCAGGGCCGCGAATCGAAGGAACATCTCGATCTGCACCATCGCGTTCCATGACCCGAGTGGCGGACCGCTCCTTGAGCGCATCGCCAGGGAGAACGAGGGAACCTATCGATTTGTGGCGCCGCCTTCGGCGCGGGCTCCGTGACCGGGCGGGTGGTCACCTCGCCTCTTCGAGAAGTGACTCAAGCCACTCCTGACGACCGCTTTCGAGCGTGGGTTCCGGGGCCTCGCGCATGATCCGGTCGCAGTCGGCCAGTGACATGGTACCGGCGTCGATTCGACGACCTTCATCGTCGGCCCAGCTTCGATATCGATGTCGCAGGAAGGAGTCGAGTTCACCTCGCGCCCTGATCGCCGCGGCCATGCGAAGGCCGCGCGCGAACGCGTCCATGCCGGCGCGATGCGCGTGGAAGAGGTCGACAGGCTCGAAGCTCTCACGGCGACGCTTCGCATCGAAGTTGAGACCGCCGGGAGCGAGGCCGCCCGCCCCGAGCACCACCAGCATCACGCGCGTGGCCAGGGAAGCATCGATGGGAAACTGGTCGGTGTCCCAACCGAGGTTCGGAGTGCCCATGTTGGCGTCGATCGAGCCAAGTCGGCCGGCGACCGCGGCCATGGTGAGTTCGTGCTCCATCGTGTGCCCGGCGAGCGTGGCGTGATTCGTCTCCACATTGAGCCAGAAGCGATCAAAGAGATCGAAGGCGCGGAGGAACTCGAGGGTCGCCGCGACATCGCTGTCGTACTGGTGCGTGGAGGGCTCCTTCGGTTTCGGTTCGATGTAGAGGCGACCGCGAAAGCCGATGGAATCCGCGTGCTCCGCCGCCATCCGCAGAAAG
This sequence is a window from Phycisphaeraceae bacterium. Protein-coding genes within it:
- the xylA gene encoding xylose isomerase; this translates as MAYFPEVPRLSFSDPASSDPLAFRCYDPDSAELIEGRTMREHLRFAACFWHTMRNGLADPFGAPTAIMPWERGGDTIDDAKRRIDAFFEFLVKCRIDFWCFHDRDIAPEGRTLAESERHLQAVVDHCVQHQQATGVRLLWGTANLFSHPRYVSGAATSPQVRVFMHAAAQVKHAMEATQRLDGAGFVFWGGREGYTTLLNTDVALEQRHRARFLRMAAEHADSIGFRGRLYIEPKPKEPSTHQYDSDVAATLEFLRAFDLFDRFWLNVETNHATLAGHTMEHELTMAAVAGRLGSIDANMGTPNLGWDTDQFPIDASLATRVMLVVLGAGGLAPGGLNFDAKRRRESFEPVDLFHAHRAGMDAFARGLRMAAAIRARGELDSFLRHRYRSWADDEGRRIDAGTMSLADCDRIMREAPEPTLESGRQEWLESLLEEAR